Part of the Paenibacillus sp. YPG26 genome, GGAGACCGCGCTTCATCTTCCTTTTGAGAATCCGGTCTATGATTACCTCCCCATTGGCAAAGACGAGGAGAATACACATCTTCTGGTATACGCCGCTCCTAGAGGTCTCGTAGAGGATTATGTGGAACTGCTCTCCGATGCAGGAATCAAGGTTAGTGCGGTAGAGACCTCGGCAACGGCTCTTGCTCGGGCGATTGGGGTCGGCAGGGATGAGACTTTTACCAATACGATGCTGATTCACCAGGATGGCACGCATCTGGACATCTATATGTTCCATGCCGGTCAGCCGATCTTCATGCGCTCCATTAATGTAAATGAAGTGCAGCAAAATCAAGGCTTTGCTTACAAGGAGAGCGGCCAGGCTCTAGAAGCGGATGGGTCTGCGTCAGCCAGGCAGACAACGATAAGCACAGAACAAATGCAGGAGATCATTGCTGAAATTTCGCGGATGCTGAACTTCTATCAGTACAGTCTTCACGAAGGGGAGACCCGTATTACCGATATCATTATTACAGGTTCAAGAGCTGGCCAGCAGCAGATGCTGGATGCGCTCCAATTCGCACTTGAAGACGTGAATATCCGGACGGTGAATTTTGACCGGCTCACGAGTGAGGCGGCGGCCGATCCTGAACTGGGTGCCTACCGGATAGCGATAGGAGCTGCAATCCGGAGGACTGAGACAGGGGCCCTGGATCTGCTCCCGAGAGAGGACCGTGAGGCACAGCTGTATCCTGTATTGTTGACCTCTGTTCTGGTCATATGGATCTTCGGGGCTATTGCGGTAGGGATTCTCTATGTAACAAATCAGAATACAGTCAATGAGCAGACAACCCGGATACAGGAGCTGAACGACAATAAGACGCTCCTGATGGCGGAGATGGCCAAGCTGAATTCTTCAGGACAGCCTGCCGATCCGAAGGTGGTCATTAATACCATTCTGAAATCCCGAATGGACGCTGTGGCTGTCCTGGATGAGCTTAACAAACCGCTGCCTCAAGGCGGGGCGATTGTTAACATAGGATACACACAGAATACAGAGATTACGCTAACTGCGAATTTCGTGAAGATGGAGGATGCTTCGGTGTACCTGAGCCAGCTGCGCAAGCTGCCTTTTGCCGTGAGTATGGAGATTGAGAAGCTGTCCGGAGACATGGTGGAGGCAGGTAATCTTCCTATGCGGGTCTATGCCGCAGTCTACAAGATTCGTATGACAAGTGACAAGCAGACGCAGGAAGGCGGGGTGGAATAGATGATGGAGATTGTTCGAAAGTACCGCACTGTTCTACTGCCGGCCGCTGTCCTCCTGTTCCTGCTGTTATTCGCCTTCTATATGCTTGCTGTTCAGCCGGTGGTCAAAGAGGCTGCTGCGCAGCAGGAGGAGATCAGCACCTTGGAGCAAGATAACGGTCTTATGCAGAACAGAGTCAATGAGCTAAAAGGGAATAATGAGGATAGTCCTGAGATGGCGGCCATCCGCGAATATTTGCCAGCCAGCGAGAATACGGAGCAGCTTATATTGGATTTTGCCCAAATCAACCGGAAGGCCGCTGTCATTCTGCAGGATGTTCAGTTCACGCTGCCGGAGTCGAATCTGATCCGGTCCTCATCAAGCAAGGACAAGTCGCCTTTCCCAACAGTTCGCGAAGTGAAGATGACGGCTACGCTTGAAGGCAATTACAGTCAGATCAAGCTCTGGATGTCAGAGCTTCAGAAGCTGAAGCGTCTGATTGCGATTGACTCCTTTAATTTCCAGAGGCCTTACGAGACCCAGGCTCCAGGCAGTGTTATCAAAGCGACCGTCTCCTTCACGGCTTATTACGACCCTTCCTAGTCTGCCTAGAATATAAATAGTCAGGATTCCTGAATACCTTTGGGCAGTTGGTTCGTATATATAGGTATATCGCGGAAAGGTGGTGCATCTGCCGGATGCATATATGGGTGTTATGGCTGATTGCTGCCGGGATTCTACTTGTCTCAGAAATGATGACGCTCACGTTCTACCTCCTGTGGCTTAGTATAGGAGCAGGGGCGGCGGCGCTGGTGGCGTGGATCGCACCGGATAACATTTTGATGCAGGTGGTTATCGGCTGTGCGGTCGCGCTGGTCTTAACCGTATTTACCAAGCCGCTGGTCAGAGGATTTCGTACATCCAGAGGGTTCCAAGACATCGGTACCGAGCTTGTCGGCAAGCAGGGGATTGTGGTCGAGCCGATCGACAAATTGAAGAACGGGATTGTGAAGATCGGGGGAGACACGTGGACTGCGGTGTCCGATCAGTTCATCGGCGTAGATGAACGGGTCATCGTTGTGAAACGGGGCAATGCCATACTAGAGGTAGAACGATGGGAGGATACACATTAATGACTTGGGCCGTAATTGGCATTATTCTGGTTGTCGTTGTTATATTCATTGCTTTAACTGTCAAAATCGTACCGCAGCAGCGGGTAGGTGTCGTTGAGCGTCTGGGGAGATTTCACCGTTTGCTGACGCCGGGGCTGAACATTCTGATTCCTGTGATCGATCAGGTTCGCATCTATCATGACCTGCGGATTCAGCAGGCGAACGTTCCACCGCAGACGGTCATCACCAAGGATAACGTGCAGGTCCAGATCGACACGATTATTTTCTATCAGGTGGTAGGGCCGGAAGAAGCGACTTACGGGATTTCGGACTATGTGTACGGGGTACGCAACATCTCTACAGCGACGATGCGCCAAATTATCGGTAAGCTGGAGCTGGACGAGACGCTGTCCGGACGGGAGAAGATCTCTACTGAAATTCGCCTCGCGCTGGATGAAGCAACCGAGAAATGGGGCGTTCGCATTGAACGGGTAGAGGTTATCGATATTAAGCCTCCGCTCGATATCCAGGAAGCGATGGACAAACAAATGAAGGCCGAGCGCAGCAAACGGGCGATCGTGCTTGAAGCGGAAGCGGCGAAGCAGGACATGATTCTCCGCGCTGAAGGGGATAAGCAGAGCAAGATCCTCAAGGCGGAAGGGGATAAGGAAGCGCGTATCCGCGAAGCGGAAGGTCTTGGGCAGGCCCAGGAGCTTGAGGCATTGGGTCAGGCGAAGGCGATTCAGGTTGTCGCGGAAGCCGAGAAGAACCGGATTGCGCTGCTGCAGGGAGCCGGGCTGGACGAGAACGTGCTAGCTTATTATTCTTTTGAAGCCTTGACCGAGATTGCCAAGGGTCCTGCGAACAAAGTGTTCCTTCCCACCTCGACGGTTGATGCGCTGGGCAGTATTGGCGCAATCGGTGAGGTGTTCAAGGCAGGCAAGAGCGACAAGTAATTCATAGGGTTCACAAGGCACAAGGCCCGGAGCAGCTGCTCCGGGCCTTGGTGTTCGCTTGCATGTCACTTCGCTTGCATGTCACTTCGCTTGCATGTCACTTCGCTTGCATGTCACTTCGCTTGCATGTCACTTCGCTTGCATGTCACTTCGCTTGCATGTCACTTCGCTTGCATGTCACTTCGCTTGCATGTCACTTCGCTTGCATGTCACTTCGCTTGCTTGTCGCTTCGCTTGTTTGTCACTTCACTTGTTTGTCACTTCGCTTGCATGTCACTTCGCTTGCTTTGCAGACGTTGGAGCTCTTCTTCCACAGCTG contains:
- the pilM gene encoding pilus assembly protein PilM codes for the protein MYNMLTLGTKKWIGLTIEQNGVRYIKLKKNKSWELEKRCFLPLQPGMIVENEIADKINFSEQLHSWIQENGLKGSEVSLSIPPSQIIIRRMTIPSTNAKQVEQLVKLEVETALHLPFENPVYDYLPIGKDEENTHLLVYAAPRGLVEDYVELLSDAGIKVSAVETSATALARAIGVGRDETFTNTMLIHQDGTHLDIYMFHAGQPIFMRSINVNEVQQNQGFAYKESGQALEADGSASARQTTISTEQMQEIIAEISRMLNFYQYSLHEGETRITDIIITGSRAGQQQMLDALQFALEDVNIRTVNFDRLTSEAAADPELGAYRIAIGAAIRRTETGALDLLPREDREAQLYPVLLTSVLVIWIFGAIAVGILYVTNQNTVNEQTTRIQELNDNKTLLMAEMAKLNSSGQPADPKVVINTILKSRMDAVAVLDELNKPLPQGGAIVNIGYTQNTEITLTANFVKMEDASVYLSQLRKLPFAVSMEIEKLSGDMVEAGNLPMRVYAAVYKIRMTSDKQTQEGGVE
- the gspM gene encoding type II secretion system protein GspM codes for the protein MMEIVRKYRTVLLPAAVLLFLLLFAFYMLAVQPVVKEAAAQQEEISTLEQDNGLMQNRVNELKGNNEDSPEMAAIREYLPASENTEQLILDFAQINRKAAVILQDVQFTLPESNLIRSSSSKDKSPFPTVREVKMTATLEGNYSQIKLWMSELQKLKRLIAIDSFNFQRPYETQAPGSVIKATVSFTAYYDPS
- a CDS encoding NfeD family protein, translated to MHIWVLWLIAAGILLVSEMMTLTFYLLWLSIGAGAAALVAWIAPDNILMQVVIGCAVALVLTVFTKPLVRGFRTSRGFQDIGTELVGKQGIVVEPIDKLKNGIVKIGGDTWTAVSDQFIGVDERVIVVKRGNAILEVERWEDTH
- a CDS encoding SPFH domain-containing protein, whose translation is MTWAVIGIILVVVVIFIALTVKIVPQQRVGVVERLGRFHRLLTPGLNILIPVIDQVRIYHDLRIQQANVPPQTVITKDNVQVQIDTIIFYQVVGPEEATYGISDYVYGVRNISTATMRQIIGKLELDETLSGREKISTEIRLALDEATEKWGVRIERVEVIDIKPPLDIQEAMDKQMKAERSKRAIVLEAEAAKQDMILRAEGDKQSKILKAEGDKEARIREAEGLGQAQELEALGQAKAIQVVAEAEKNRIALLQGAGLDENVLAYYSFEALTEIAKGPANKVFLPTSTVDALGSIGAIGEVFKAGKSDK